Proteins from a single region of Cydia strobilella chromosome 2, ilCydStro3.1, whole genome shotgun sequence:
- the LOC134754614 gene encoding protein IMPACT-A-like, giving the protein MFTENLTKQDEEIEALSSIYGDDWITESDVTRSYKIRVEENKHEAILYVTMPPEYPSQSPPKFELSAPWMERKDKAGLHQALNEVYLDNIGETVVYQWVEKIREILLTMKPPEVKKIEQKQLDEENMDLSQVENCPEITHGEVIKDRKSSFQGHAAEVHSMEDVNAVITKLKQNKKIVNATHNMFAYRIERKTDKGTMILQDCDDDGETHAGGRMMKLLQILDQKNTLVVVSRWYGGIQLGPDRFRHINNATRQVIEQAGLLKK; this is encoded by the exons ATGTTTACTGAGAATTTGACGAAACAG GACGAAGAAATAGAGGCCCTAAGCTCAATATACGGCGACGACTGGATCACAGAGAGCGACGTGACAAGATCTTACAAGATCAGAGTTGAAGAGAACAAGCATGAAGCCATTTTGTATGTTACCATGCCACCGGAGTATCCTAGTCAGTCACCACCAAAGTTCGAGCTATCTGCGCCTTGGATGGAGAGAAAAGACAAGGCTGGTCTTCACCAGGCCTTGAATGAAGTTTATTT agaCAACATAGGTGAAACGGTTGTATACCAATGGGTAGAGAAAATAAGAGAAATATTACTGACAATGAAACCTCCTGAAGTAAAGAagatagagcaaaaacaactgGATGAAGAAAATATGGATTTGTCACag GTAGAAAATTGCCCGGAGATTACTCATGGTGAAGTGATAAAAGACAGGAAAAGTTCGTTTCAAGGTCACGCAGCTGAGGTCCATAGCATGGAGGATGTCAA CGCCGTCATAACAAAACTGAAGCAGAACAAGAAGATAGTAAACGCAACTCACAACATGTTCGCATACCGGATAGAACGGAAAACGgacaagggtacgatgatactACAGGACTGTGATGACGATGGAGAGACGCACGCCGGCGGTCGCATGATGAAGCTGCTGCAGATATTGGATCAGAAAAACACCTTGGTTGTTGTGTCCCGATG GTATGGCGGCATCCAACTAGGGCCTGATCGGTTTCGACACATCAACAATGCCACCAGACAGGTCATCGAACAAGCCGGCTTACTGAAGAAATGA
- the LOC134754774 gene encoding structure-specific endonuclease subunit SLX4 — MNVDTLNSKYKVVSKYFVGKTVMDESLSDFKEKKSFKIKNNKAPAKPKAKKVKRVKGQKDIRTVLKAKKNELIAYSEDFYSVCKKSGIDVDSEQLQLAIALSKSLQTKDSVDSSSSSSKYLTTQQRTGLIRTTLKEYGFKVPEKPTTSRKTKKRRKPYKLLLTSEEEKQQIISDRYSQLLFELNNLKSTTSDKNLVLPNLFIYNMSTNIEYENIKDDSIFYVENIVEESPNSMGCLLKNWSDIPGRPSSPDVNKSELLFSEVECSQEELDIVLSGHLKYSKDILRKKNMLKDKRKSIDIYKVKRNISKTVIELSPGFVEDNTGNQPPMFISGSSSKEINDTDENESSIKVGNGEEKNLLVVTQPSRSLSPDLFDDEDDAIVEIPNETVTDSETANNFTKQASEVMDLTECINAQKNMCNSSNMKTHSQISQQIDVTKRKSNDFMEMTECVGSSSQHLMHKIDEEIDLTGPCENIVTTLRSNTCVENPVVVECDSDSSILIAKEDEEHIDLTAECETDNNRNTSYTENVHITNSNVFLEGQTDEHIDLTENCVVDVENNNNSVNADNIEHMDLTQSSNTSGDSLPFVQVGGTQVVPEKSLDDTIILNENDYLETKSPEGNKKLHVCDVEQPNQDPNTTSPDHAIEIISPKHIPLETDEAQIINLDESEVPEANDDNVDLTQTSDSNEANNIGQNNSHHINNSSLGKKDNISVDYDEALENMNSFPYYDNENYNNDTLVTEDHLEKNNANEVLLKSKVPEPSNNLNSTCNNIDNYFDFGGISVIDNLPSFNDKSRHTNSLPNGSMRDSLPMVDVKGTGKPKFPLKHVIDPNSDPISHKSLNEKPIEAGTQTPKTEVDRHVNVETPEQSEYIVKTDNVTPLLDYASMSTPERNRELDKYGLKPFKRKRAIQLLMHLYNQTHPYVESAEELPSPSKKRRTDNLSEPSASKSSSSTSISPRKTTKSPRKCPKSPNKATKSPRKASRSPRTSEEGNLNDSDKENDLFMVTREVPVIRIVECDADDWVFQKREKAKLHTCRVPLHIAFHNYVSCRLRLHEAILRYEPVNIDVIHKELAASGHRYDPKDLLKFLDKRCITVKTADNTKNNKRY; from the exons ATGAATGTAGATACTTTAAATAG CAAGTACAAAGTTGTAAGCAAATACTTTGTGGGTAAGACTGTTATGGATGAAAGTCTCTCTGATTTTAAGGAGAagaaaagttttaaaataaagaataataaagCACCTGCCAAGCCTAAAGCAAAAAAGGTAAAACGAGTCAAAGGCCAGAAGGATATACGGACTGTGTTGAAAGCCAAAAAGAATGAGCTAATAGCTTACTCTGAAGATTTTTACTCAGTATGCAAGAAATCTGGCATTGACGTTGATTCTGAACAGCTTCAGCTAGCTATAGCTCTGTCCAAATCGCTACAAACAAAAGATTCTGTTGATAGTTCCAGTTCAAGCTCAAAATATTTGACAACTCAACAAAGGACAGGACTCATACGCACAACTCTAAAAGAGTATGGATTTAAAGTTCCTGAAAAGCCAACTACAAGTAGGAAAACCAAGAAACGAAGAAAACCATACAAGTTGCTTTTGACAAGCGAggaagaaaaacaacaaataatatcCGATAGGTACTCGCAGCTACTTTTTGAGTTAAATAACTTGAAAAGTACAACTAGtgataaaaatttagttttacctaatttatttatatacaacatGTCTACTAATAtagaatatgaaaatattaaggatgactctATATTTTATGTTGAGAATATTGTTGAAGAATCACCAAATAGTATGGgatgcttgttaaaaaattggtCTGATATACCCGGCCGGCCATCAAGCCCAGATGTGAACAAATCTGAACTATTGTTTTCGGAAGTAGAATGCTCTCAGGAAGAGTTAGACATTGTTCTTAGTGGACATTTAAAATATAGCAAAGATATTCTTCGAAAGAAGAACATGTTGAAAGACAAAAGAAAGAGTATTGatatttacaaagttaaaagaaatattagtaaaacAGTAATAGAGCTTAGTCCAGGATTTGTAGAAGATAATACAGGCAATCAACCCCCAATGTTTATATCAGGAAGTAGTAGCAAAGAAATTAATGACACTGACGAGAATGAATCTTCAATAAAAGTAGGAAATGGAGAAGAGAAAAATTTACTAGTGGTAACACAGCCAAGCCGAAGCTTATCCCCTGATTTATTTGATGATGAAGATGATGCAATAGTTGAAATACCTAATGAAACAGTGACAGATTCTGAAACTGCAAATAACTTTACAAAACAAGCCAGTGAAGTCATGGACTTGACTGAATGTATTAATGcccaaaaaaatatgtgtaacaGTAGCAATATGAAAACACATTCTCAGATATCACAACAAATAGATGTGACTAAAAGAAAATCTAATGATTTCATGGAGATGACAGAATGTGTAGGAAGTTCTTCCCAACATTTAATGCATAAGATTGATGAAGAAATAGATTTAACAGGACCTTGTGAAAACATTGTTACAACATTAAGGAGTAATACATGTGTTGAAAATCCAGTAGTTGTAGAATGTGATAGTGATTCTTCTATACTCATAGCAAAGGAGGATGAAGAGCATATAGATTTAACTGCAGAATGTGAAACAGAtaacaatagaaatacatcatatacaGAAAATGTACATATAACAAactcaaatgtttttttagaaGGCCAGACTGATGAACATATTGATTTAACGGAAAATTGTGTTGTTGATgtggaaaacaataataatagtgTAAATGCTGATAATATTGAACATATGGATTTAACCCAGTCTTCAAACACAAGTGGTGATTCATTGCCCTTTGTTCAAGTTGGTGGTACACAAGTAGTACCAGAAAAATCTCTGGAtgatacaataatattaaaCGAAAATGATTATCTAGAAACAAAATCACCAGAAGGTAACAAGAAATTACATGTTTGTGATGTTGAACAGCCAAATCAAGATCCAAACACTACCAGCCCAGATCATGCCATTGAAATCATATCTCCAAAACACATACCATTAGAAACTGATGAGGCTCAAATAATAAACCTTGATGAAAGTGAAGTACCTGAAGCAAATGATGATAATGTAGATTTAACACAAACATCTGACTCAAATGAGGCTAACAATATTGGTCAAAACAATAGTCATCATATAAACAACAGTAGTCTCGGAAAAAAAGATAACATATCAGTAGACTATGATGAAGCTTTGGAAAACATGAACTCTTTTCCATATTATGacaatgaaaattataataatgataCATTAGTGACAGAAGATCATTTAGAAAAGAATAATGCTAATGAAGTGcttttaaaaagtaaagtacCAGAACCcagtaataatttaaattctaCGTGTAATAACATAGATAACTATTTTGATTTTGGTGGCATTTCAGTAATAGATAACCTACCTAGTTTCAATGATAAATCAAGACATACAAATAGCTTACCAAATGGTAGCATGCGAGACAGTTTACCCATGGTAGATGTAAAGGGTACTGGGAAACCCAAATTTCCATTAAAACATGTTATTGATCCCAATTCTGATCCTATAAGTCATAAAAGCTTGAATGAAAAACCTATTGAAGCTGGAACACAAACTCCTAAAACTGAAGTTGACAGGCATGTTAATGTAGAAACACCTGAGCAATCGGAATATATAGTAAAGACTGATAATGTTACTCCATTGTTGGATTATGCTTCTATGTCTACACCGGAGAGGAATAGAGAATTGGACAAATATGGCCTGAAGCCATTTAAACGGAAAAGAG CTATACAACTTTTAATGCATTTGTACAACCAAACCCACCCATATGTTGAATCGGCCGAGGAATTGCCATCACCATCAAAAAAACGAAGAACAGATAACTTAAGCGAGCCTTCAGCTTCTAAATCTTCCAGTAGTACATCTATATCACCACGAAAAACTACAAAATCACCAAGAAAATGTCCTAAATCACCAAATAAAGCTACTAAATCGCCAAGAAAAGCTTCAAGATCACCAAGAACAAGTGAAGAGGGAAATTTGAATGATTCAGATAAAGAGAATGACTTGTTTATGGTGACAAGAGAAGTGCCTGTCATTAGAATTGTAGAGTGTGATGCGGATGACTGGGTCTTCCAGAAACGAGAGAAGGCTAAG CTCCACACCTGCCGGGTGCCTTTACACATAGCATTCCACAACTACGTGTCGTGTCGCCTGCGATTGCACGAAGCCATCCTCCGCTATGAGCCCGTCAATATTGACGTCATACACAAGGAACTGGCTGCCAGTGGGCACCGGTATGACCCCAAG GATCTTCTAAAATTCCTGGACAAGAGATGCATTACAGTGAAAACTGCTGATAATACCAAAAACAATAAGAGGTACTAG
- the LOC134755138 gene encoding uncharacterized protein LOC134755138 yields the protein MAIGVDTSKWKPRKITGTPAAKFRNRLAAGILGFGILWGAFFQYSSFTEPMKKAADVLYEDPIEEQERKILIATGLPLRSGRTIRRLMEEEQRVDLPHK from the exons atggcgATCGGTGTTGATACTTCAAAATGGAAACCTAGAAAAATAACAGGAACACCTGCTGCAAAGTTTAGAAATCGTCTTGCTGCCGGCATTTTAGGCTTCGGTATACTATGGGGTGCATTTTTCCA ATATTCTAGTTTTACTGAGCCTATGAAAAAAGCCGCAGACGTACTTTATGAGGATCCCATTGAAGAGCAGGAAAGGAAAATATTGATAGCTACTGGCCTGCCATTAAGATCAGGACGAACTATACGGCGGCTGATGGAAGAGGAGCAAAGAGTGGACTTGCCCCATAAATAA